In the genome of Thermotoga sp., one region contains:
- a CDS encoding CBS domain-containing protein: MNIKKWITHDFPVVEEMASVGECLHRMRQYQTSECVVKDSEGHLKGVVNKEELIDLEMDSPISVKISLPEFFIHENDSITHALLLFLEHQEPYLPVVDEDLKVVGAVSLHDFLEALMETLAMDVPGIRFSVILEDKPGELKKVVDALFNSKINILSILTAREVDGRREVFVKVDTEDEKLLRELLKVVGVEIESMEREEGF; encoded by the coding sequence ATGAACATCAAAAAGTGGATCACACACGACTTTCCTGTCGTTGAAGAGATGGCAAGCGTTGGCGAGTGTCTTCACAGGATGAGGCAGTACCAGACGAGCGAGTGCGTAGTCAAAGACAGTGAAGGGCATCTCAAGGGTGTTGTGAACAAGGAGGAACTGATAGATCTGGAGATGGATTCTCCTATTTCCGTTAAGATCTCTCTTCCGGAGTTCTTCATCCATGAAAATGACAGTATCACTCATGCTCTTCTTTTGTTTTTAGAACATCAGGAGCCTTATCTTCCTGTAGTCGACGAAGATCTCAAAGTTGTGGGGGCAGTGAGTCTTCATGATTTCCTTGAAGCGTTGATGGAAACGCTCGCCATGGACGTGCCCGGAATCCGCTTTTCTGTGATTCTAGAGGACAAACCTGGTGAGCTGAAAAAGGTTGTGGATGCGCTCTTCAATAGTAAGATAAACATCCTATCGATCCTTACTGCCAGGGAAGTCGATGGTAGAAGAGAGGTCTTTGTGAAGGTCGACACGGAAGATGAAAAACTACTCCGTGAACTTCTAAAAGTGGTGGGAGTAGAAATAGAAAGTATGGAGAGGGAAGAGGGATTCTAA
- a CDS encoding undecaprenyl-diphosphate phosphatase encodes MEMLLGIVQGLTEFLPVSSSGHLVLFSHLLKLDLNAYQTAILHLGTLAAVVVFALDGIRRSLKSWRIVLNLVISTIPAGVSGILLENRVDETFSSPGILPFFFLFTAVILLFTRSVSGEKRMEEMTILDATLVGLAQVLALFPGISRSGTTIATLLFLKYRKEDALQYSFLMSIPVVLGAGILGMEKGTASLTAPLFAFFSGLSALYVLSKAVKSGKMWQFAYYCLFVAIVSYLVG; translated from the coding sequence ATGGAGATGCTCCTTGGAATCGTACAGGGACTGACTGAATTCCTGCCTGTTTCGAGTTCAGGACATCTGGTTCTCTTTTCTCACCTTCTTAAGCTGGATCTCAACGCTTATCAAACAGCAATTTTACACCTTGGAACACTGGCTGCCGTCGTTGTTTTCGCTCTGGATGGTATAAGAAGAAGTTTGAAGAGCTGGAGAATAGTACTTAACCTGGTGATCTCCACAATACCAGCCGGTGTCTCTGGCATACTTCTCGAAAATCGTGTCGATGAAACCTTCTCCTCGCCTGGTATTCTTCCGTTTTTCTTTTTGTTCACGGCAGTGATACTTCTGTTCACCAGATCGGTTTCCGGTGAAAAGAGAATGGAGGAGATGACCATCCTGGACGCCACGCTGGTGGGTCTGGCACAGGTGCTGGCTCTGTTTCCTGGTATTTCAAGAAGTGGTACCACCATAGCAACGCTCCTTTTTTTGAAGTACAGAAAAGAAGACGCTCTCCAGTACTCTTTTCTGATGTCTATACCGGTTGTCCTGGGAGCAGGAATCCTGGGAATGGAAAAGGGAACAGCTTCACTGACGGCGCCTCTTTTTGCTTTTTTCTCTGGACTTTCAGCACTCTACGTACTTTCAAAGGCTGTCAAGTCCGGTAAGATGTGGCAGTTTGCCTACTACTGTCTCTTCGTAGCGATTGTGAGCTATCTTGTGGGGTGA